TGTTCCCGGCTCAGCCTTAACCTCGCCCACTGCCACACAGATGGCATCCTCCTTCAGCTCCGACACGTCAGTTCCATCCAATCTGTGACCATTTCCATCGGTTGCCACTGCATTTTTTATGATCGTATCCTCATCCTGGGCTGTGACGTATGATGCTACTATCTGCGCCAGTTCCTCATTCTGTCCGCTGTAATTGGCAACCTTGATCTCAACAGGCATCCTTGTTATGACCGGAGCCGCCTCATCCTCCACTGTTATGACTATACTCTTTGATATCTCCTTACCCTGATCAGTGAAGCTGTACTTGACGTTGTACTTTCCAACCTTTGTATTGTCAACTGTTCCTTCCACTTTTAGCTGGTCAGTGACATCTTCCCTCTGAGAGTTAAATGCCATAACTCCCGCCATGGTGTCGTAATTTTCCCCCTGCTCTATACTATGACTCTCCGCACCATATATTACCGCCTTGCCTGTTGTAGGGTTCTCCTCCACCATATCCGTAGGATCCCATCCCTGCTCATCCGTGTTCTCAAGCTTTGTCACAGGCACAGGTCGTCCAAGAGGTCCGTAGTAATCACTGTCAAATATATCAACGTAGGTTCCGGACTCACAATTCTCGTATATCCATTTTGTATCTGCCACACAGAGACGCACGCATCCAAGTGAAGCCCCTGTTCCAAGCTTGTTGAACTCCCATGTCTCAAGAGAATCCTTCGTTGTGTCGAGATAAGGAACCGAATGGAACAGTGTGTCTCCATCTATCTGTGATACATATTGACCATAACAATCATCAAAGAGTGCAAGCCAATCCCATTTAAGCGCTATGTTGAAAAGTCCTGTCGGAGTCTCCCCAATAGGTGAAACTGAACATCTCATAGCCCTGACCGGCACTGTATAATATCCCGCCGCATCAAGAGTGTACACTGTCACTATATTCTCCTGTCTGTTGATCTTGATCGCATATGGATATCCGTTATCCTCCAGATCATCACCGTTGTAATTTTCCTGATTTTCCTTCTGAGGGACATCTATATCTACATACTGTACATCTCCCTGAACAGTCAGTGGCAATGCCGTTTCTGTAGACTGTGTCGCATCTGTAGAGCCTGCCTTATCACTTTTATCATTTCCTGCCTTGTCACTCTCCACTGTGGTTCCCGTAGCTACTGCCTCGCCTCCGCTCAACTTGTCCAGCTTGCTCTCAAGTCTGTAGTTTTTGACAGCCAGACTTATGACCAGCGCAAGCAGGATTATTGACACGGCATAAATCACCATCCGCTCTATGTCGTACCTTTTACTTCTTTTCTTCTTATTTTTATTTTTTTTGTTATTGTTGTTGTCCATATTTCCCATTTCTTTCTATATATAATATCCGGCTAAACACCGTCTGTCTCTTAGTATGCATAGTTACAACTATTTTAATCGTTTCACTTTAACATAACATTTTATAAAACAAATTAAAACATTTTTCTTCAAAATTTCTCAAATTCCACATTGACTTTATCAGGAACTGTTGTACAATCGAATATCAGGCGCTCAAAATCAAACACATATTATTAAACGTTATACCAATAGATTATCATTGCCCAAGGAGGTTTATATATCATGAAAGATCTGACAGTTGGAAAACCTATGAAAGTCATATGGATGTTCGCAGTACCTATGATACTGGGACAGATTGCACAGCAGTTATACAGTTTTACAGACTCAGCGATCGTGGGCAACTACGTAAGCTCACGGGCACTCGCCGCGGTTGGCGCAACCTCAGTCATTTCGAATATGATAATAGGCTTCCTCAACAGCGGAACCATGGGGCTTGCCATCCCTATAGCCAAATACTACGGTGCAAAGGACCATCACAATATGCGAAGATGTATCGGTGCATCGGCCATCATGACACTGCTGGCATCCATTGTCCTGACAGTTCTGAGTCTCATATTTATAAGACCTATCCTGGTACTTCTCAAAACACCGGACGACATACTGGATATGGCAGCAAGCTACGTTATAATCATAATCGTTGGAATCATATTCTGTTCATTATATAATCTGTGCGCCAACATACTGCGTGCAGTCGGAGACAGCAAGACGCCTCTTATATTCCTCGGTATATCAGTTGTACTCAATATCGTTCTGGACCTTATGTTTATAAGGGCATTTGACATGGGAGTACGGGGTGCAGCCATCGCCACTGATATATCACAGGCACTGGCGGGCATACTTGCCTTGATCTATATACTTGTGAAGGCCAAGCATCTGATTCCGGAGAAGGGTGAGTACTCCGTAGAGAAGAGTGACCGATCAGACCTCATACAGTCCGCACTTGCCATGGGATTTATGAGCTGTATAGTGAACATCGGTACAGTTATACTTCAGAGAGCCATCAATGGACTCGGAACTGATATAGTAACCGCCCACACAGCAGCAAGAAAGATATTTGATATCCTCATGTTCATGTTATATATAGTAGGAAATGCTGTAACGACTTATGTAAGTCAGAATATGGGCGCGGGCAGATACGACAGAGTACACCAGGGTGTGAGGGCAGCGATCATCATAAACACTATCATCACCACTGTCATGATCATATTCGGCTGGCTGCTCAGTCCGGCACTTATAAAACTGGTTGCAGGTACATCTGCCAGCGCAATCATCGATCCGGCTGTAAGGTACGTAAGGATCGGCGTGACATGCTTCTATGTACTTGGACCTCTATTCGTGCTGAGATGTGCCATGCAGGGAATGGGCCGGAAGATCGTTCCAGTTATGTCATCCACTATAGAACTGGTTGGAAAGGTACTTGCGGTTATGATACTCACTCCAAGACTTGGATATCTGGGTGTTACCATCACAGAGCCTATCATCTGGTTCTGCTGTACGCTGATGCTCTCTATAATGTATCTCACAACCCCTGTAGAGAAGCTTGTTGAGAAGAGACGTGCTGCAAACTGATATTGCATACAAATATAAACCAACAAATAAAGCCCCACTGCCGGTGGTCTTCATCACCGCCGACAGTGGGGCTCTTTGTATGGCTAAAATGAGTATTACTTCTTATCCTTTTTGATAACTATATAGCCTGCACCGGCCATGATAAGTGATGCTATCATTATCGCAAACATTACGTCTACAGGTGACTTATCTCCTGTATTTACCACGTTCTGTCCATTTCCACCTGTGCTTCCATCCGTTGTTGCTGCTGTGGTAGCCTCAGTTGTCTTGTCGTCATTGCCAGGCTTCTCAGTTGTTGGAGCCTCGGTAGTCTGATCCTCTGTGGTTGGATTCTCTGTGGTTGGATTTTCTGTTGTTGGAGCTTCTGTTGTTGGATCGTCCTTACCCGGATCTGCCTCATCCTTTTTTACCAGTGACTTGTCTGTTATGATAAGACCGTTCTTGTCCACAGGATTCTTCTTCAGCATATCATCTGTGAGCTTCACTGCCTGGATTCCATCAAAGTAGATAGCTGAGTCAACTGTCCACTTGCCAGTGTGATCCTCCGGCACGATCGAGTTGCACCATACAGCAAATTTGACTATATCCGATGCATCGAGTGTACCACCCTTCTTACCCTTGAATGAGCTGAATGGAATAGTAACATACTGTGCTTTTGTTCCCTTTACGAAATCTGTGAGGTATACCTCAAATTCCTCGCCGCTTCCATCTGTGATCTGGATTACAAGCTTCTGTCCCATACCGTCCGGCTGTACCCACATCTCAAGCGCATTATACTTTGAGAAATCATTGTTTGTGAGCTCTGACTTGATCCTTCCCGTCCACACCTCTGATCCATTTGTCTCAAGCTTATACTTGAACGCACCGCCGTATGTGCCACCGTTCTTATGAGTCTTGTCAAGAACAAAGCTTGAGCTGCATCCTGCGGCTGAGTTAGATGTGTATGTGGAATCCAGAAGTCCGTCGCTTCCTGAATAGTACTCGAAGTCCTCGATGACATTTGCAGGAGCCTTATCCTTGGCCTTTCCAAGGCTTATGTGTGACAGCTGTGCGAGCTGCTCGCCATCTGCCAAGAGTGTGATAGTTGCTGTATCTGTCTTTCCAAGCTTGCTGAGATTCTTCTCTGTGAGATCAGCCGTGTAAAGTGTTGGCTCTGATCCTGCAGCGGCAATCTCGGCTCCAGCCTCAGCGGTGAGTGTCAACTTAACCCCTGTATCCGGATTGTTGATGACAAACTGAACCTTTGATGCATTCTTAACACCAGCCTTGAGTGTTGTCGCCTTGAGGATGGTATCTCTGTCAAATGGATATACCATGTAACCCATCTGGCCCGTGTATGTATTTGCAGATACTCCTGCAAGGGTTCCCATGTTACTGTAGAATCCTGTATCTCCACCGAATATTGATGAGTCGTCGTTGTAGTACTTTATGAAGTCATTTATAAGCTCCTGTCCATGTGTGTCGTCATACTTATATGGAACGTAGAAGTTGGTATCTCCGAAGTTGGCCCATACAAGATAGTATGGCATGTTGTTCTTCTTCGCAATGTCGCTGACTTCCTGATACCAGTTCTTTCCTGAAGCCTCTGTTCCAACCGGATTACCCTTTACGAGAAGTCCCTCGTTGTCTGAACCGTCCTTCTTCATGACTCTGACACCGCACTCAGCAATGGCTGGTATCTTGCCTCTCTTTGCAGCTATTGATGACACGATATTACATGTTGTATCAAGACTGTCAAAGAAAGAGTTGTCTGCAGCTGCAGGGTATGAATTGTAATCGTTGTAGTAGTCAAATGCAAGGATATCTACATACTCATCGCCTGGATAGTATGACATGTAAGCTGCCTCTGATGTGATAGGTCCGTTTGGCGAGTATACCCAGAGAAGGTTGTGTACACCGCTCTGCTCCATGTAATCCTTGGTATATCTGTAGAGAGACTTGTATGTCTCAGCTGTGTTCATTGATCCCCACCAGAACCAGCTTCCTGTATTCTCGTGGAATGGTCTGATCATGATAGGTATTCCTGCAGCCTGAAGCTGTGATGCGTAGTCTGCGATCACATCGAGGTAAGCTGTAAATACCTCATTGTACTCTCCACCTGGGAGAATCTGCTTTACTATGTCATTTGACAGATCCTTGGACTCTGAGAAATCACATCCGTAGAAGCTGTATGTTCCATCCAAGTTCTTCACTATCTTGGAGCTGGAGAAGTTTGGCATATGCATTGACAATGACACGATCGCACCATTTGCCGCTGCAGTCTTGCTGTATGCCACTGAGTTTGCCAGTGCCGAAGCCGCGTCTGAACCGCCTGCCTCCGAGCCTGTAACTGCCAGTGAGTCGATTCCGAACACACCGCTGACCTGTCCAGTCACATCATATACATCACCGAGTGACGCCTGTGGATTTACGCTTCTGCTCACATCATTCTGATGTCCGAACAGAACCTGATCACTGTTCATGAGCGTATTCAGGTATGCCGCAAGTGCCTTTGCACTGTCTGCTGCATTCGCATCGCTCACTCTAACTGATGATGGCATCTGTGAAAGATCCACTGGTGAACCAGCACCAGGAG
This sequence is a window from Coprococcus eutactus. Protein-coding genes within it:
- a CDS encoding L,D-transpeptidase family protein; translated protein: MGNMDNNNNKKNKNKKKRSKRYDIERMVIYAVSIILLALVISLAVKNYRLESKLDKLSGGEAVATGTTVESDKAGNDKSDKAGSTDATQSTETALPLTVQGDVQYVDIDVPQKENQENYNGDDLEDNGYPYAIKINRQENIVTVYTLDAAGYYTVPVRAMRCSVSPIGETPTGLFNIALKWDWLALFDDCYGQYVSQIDGDTLFHSVPYLDTTKDSLETWEFNKLGTGASLGCVRLCVADTKWIYENCESGTYVDIFDSDYYGPLGRPVPVTKLENTDEQGWDPTDMVEENPTTGKAVIYGAESHSIEQGENYDTMAGVMAFNSQREDVTDQLKVEGTVDNTKVGKYNVKYSFTDQGKEISKSIVITVEDEAAPVITRMPVEIKVANYSGQNEELAQIVASYVTAQDEDTIIKNAVATDGNGHRLDGTDVSELKEDAICVAVGEVKAEPGTYSVVCCARDAAGNRSQYHTVKVTIVK
- a CDS encoding MATE family efflux transporter: MKDLTVGKPMKVIWMFAVPMILGQIAQQLYSFTDSAIVGNYVSSRALAAVGATSVISNMIIGFLNSGTMGLAIPIAKYYGAKDHHNMRRCIGASAIMTLLASIVLTVLSLIFIRPILVLLKTPDDILDMAASYVIIIIVGIIFCSLYNLCANILRAVGDSKTPLIFLGISVVLNIVLDLMFIRAFDMGVRGAAIATDISQALAGILALIYILVKAKHLIPEKGEYSVEKSDRSDLIQSALAMGFMSCIVNIGTVILQRAINGLGTDIVTAHTAARKIFDILMFMLYIVGNAVTTYVSQNMGAGRYDRVHQGVRAAIIINTIITTVMIIFGWLLSPALIKLVAGTSASAIIDPAVRYVRIGVTCFYVLGPLFVLRCAMQGMGRKIVPVMSSTIELVGKVLAVMILTPRLGYLGVTITEPIIWFCCTLMLSIMYLTTPVEKLVEKRRAAN
- a CDS encoding glycosyl hydrolase; the encoded protein is MVRFRTRLVAVTCAVAMVGSFWGSAGAIVSADASEPSAEMAWSITTDKLVFDTGADAKWTDKIYASNDEGTYPELGRIDDVSVGKKAVLTANVTLNGDFSGLDGAEAADGTYNAIQLSCAIKTGDGWTYTKSDDYPFLKAENFTDGKTQVSFAFDVEDTGAVNEIIFQYNSNSAYTGTISISDVEIQSDDSGEEPDGGKEPDGGEEPGGGSSATGNVTGVAAPSITDNTVWSSSDAVLTFDATSDATWKDKAYASNDSDTYADMARIEGATVGEKAKLTATVSLDGDISGLDGAEASDGSYNAIQLACAIKAGDSWTYVKSDDYPFLKSENFTDGKCSVEFNFNGVDAGDVQEIVFQYNANSAFTGKVLIGGVAVDKVESGKKPTTSETEAGNFADASLVFDTASDAKWTDKAFASNDTESYTDLPTVDNVKVGAKAKLTAMVSLDGDISGLDGAEASDGSYNAIQLACAMKTGDSWDYVKSGDYPFIKAENFVDGKCDISFAFDVSEVGNVQEIVFQYNSNSAYAGKITISNVKVLDVKESSGGLEQRDPAVISDLSSAEDYDKWSTEAGYAYKHGDAANKAGNATPDISYDSANERLKVSVDYSADSTSSWSEAKVKCVPTEAMDVSQYNQLSVDIIYPAKLKGSKLKFFADGIINKDTTIDDDAEDIGDGLKKVTVTMGFTPTDKPLTDVTIGIIGSSTSFKGNVYLDNLVLSQADTTKDFVEITETPGAGSPVDLSQMPSSVRVSDANAADSAKALAAYLNTLMNSDQVLFGHQNDVSRSVNPQASLGDVYDVTGQVSGVFGIDSLAVTGSEAGGSDAASALANSVAYSKTAAANGAIVSLSMHMPNFSSSKIVKNLDGTYSFYGCDFSESKDLSNDIVKQILPGGEYNEVFTAYLDVIADYASQLQAAGIPIMIRPFHENTGSWFWWGSMNTAETYKSLYRYTKDYMEQSGVHNLLWVYSPNGPITSEAAYMSYYPGDEYVDILAFDYYNDYNSYPAAADNSFFDSLDTTCNIVSSIAAKRGKIPAIAECGVRVMKKDGSDNEGLLVKGNPVGTEASGKNWYQEVSDIAKKNNMPYYLVWANFGDTNFYVPYKYDDTHGQELINDFIKYYNDDSSIFGGDTGFYSNMGTLAGVSANTYTGQMGYMVYPFDRDTILKATTLKAGVKNASKVQFVINNPDTGVKLTLTAEAGAEIAAAGSEPTLYTADLTEKNLSKLGKTDTATITLLADGEQLAQLSHISLGKAKDKAPANVIEDFEYYSGSDGLLDSTYTSNSAAGCSSSFVLDKTHKNGGTYGGAFKYKLETNGSEVWTGRIKSELTNNDFSKYNALEMWVQPDGMGQKLVIQITDGSGEEFEVYLTDFVKGTKAQYVTIPFSSFKGKKGGTLDASDIVKFAVWCNSIVPEDHTGKWTVDSAIYFDGIQAVKLTDDMLKKNPVDKNGLIITDKSLVKKDEADPGKDDPTTEAPTTENPTTENPTTEDQTTEAPTTEKPGNDDKTTEATTAATTDGSTGGNGQNVVNTGDKSPVDVMFAIMIASLIMAGAGYIVIKKDKK